In Anseongella ginsenosidimutans, one genomic interval encodes:
- a CDS encoding SusC/RagA family TonB-linked outer membrane protein, with product MRDLNFRCLFAVVCCLFVCSGTAYAQKVISGTVTDSLSGATLPGVSVNVRGTLEGVSTDIDGNFELQTEQEEVVLVFSYIGYAEKQVTLSEGQSTVNVQLTSSSESLDQVVVVGYGQQKKISVTGAVSSVQTEELRQSSSATLASALAGRLPGLTSIQSGGGQPGRDDATMYLRGAATTNGQNPLILIDGVPRDNIRTIDASEVASVTVLKDASATAVFGVRGANGVILITTKRGEKGKTELNISLDQSYASFTREPERLHSLEYMALRNEAALNDGITTPPFSEEVMAKYANPLLGLDPNDPDYEEKARIRRYMYPDHDYYREYIDRYTPQTRINVNASGGTDKVSFFVNAAFLHQGGNLNTEPESELGYDPSSWMNRYNFRANLDYNITPRLKSFLNLGSYIEQVNMPAAWLYGGGDTNWMMRDLLYQAQTILPITPGPTTIEGFGVEPGQIVDPGYMDRSAFEIMNRMGYRNELRSNLNSTLGLEWDLSGAITPGLSVKGMISYDSKATTAMQGEKSERLYLAQVNYETDELSYATKRSDERLLTLVKGADSRYNINLQASANYARTFNEKHDVGGMILFQRDNWETTAGEIPFNVVGIAARATYGYDNRYLAEVNIGYNGSEQFAPDKRFGFFPAVSAGWVISNEEFMAGNPIITSLKLRASYGKVGNDKMGNARFLYQDNITMGGGPLGSLSRGQGVNQGLLGNPAITWEVAEKQNYGIDMSLFQDLTIAVDYFVENRSKILISRNTVPEFQGVPLGNIPKVNWGIVDNSGFEIELSYNKMLNKDLSLQVNGNYGYNHNTVKFMDEPIRNDAYAYRYRNTGYSLGQAWGYKIDYSNGNGYFNSQEELDAYLANTEYGFGTPRVGDFIYQDLTGDGVVNDMDIAPIGYSNIPRETYGFALSLGYKAFDFSAFFQGVGKYSSNYGAQGVYEYIIQGTYFDYHKSAWTPERYQNGEEITYPALSTHSTTNHTANDFFIMNRSYLRLRNIELAYTVSADLLKKVGVRSMRIYAGGQNLFTWDKLRMGHLDPENNDPIGYPVTKMMTFGINASF from the coding sequence CGGTAACTTCGAATTACAAACAGAACAGGAAGAAGTAGTGCTGGTGTTCAGTTACATCGGCTACGCAGAGAAGCAGGTAACCCTGAGCGAAGGGCAGTCGACCGTGAATGTGCAATTGACTTCTTCCAGCGAATCGTTGGATCAGGTGGTTGTAGTAGGATACGGACAGCAAAAGAAGATTTCGGTAACAGGCGCTGTTAGTTCGGTTCAGACCGAAGAACTCCGGCAAAGCTCTTCGGCCACGCTGGCCAGCGCATTGGCCGGACGTTTGCCGGGCCTGACTTCCATCCAGTCGGGAGGAGGACAGCCGGGACGGGATGATGCTACCATGTACCTTCGCGGTGCGGCTACCACCAACGGGCAAAACCCGCTTATTCTTATTGACGGAGTTCCCCGTGATAATATCCGGACCATCGATGCCAGCGAGGTCGCCTCGGTTACAGTTCTGAAGGATGCTTCCGCTACTGCCGTTTTCGGGGTTCGCGGGGCCAATGGGGTAATCCTGATCACTACCAAAAGAGGGGAGAAAGGGAAAACCGAATTGAATATCAGCCTGGACCAAAGCTATGCATCCTTCACCCGGGAACCAGAACGCCTGCATTCCCTGGAATATATGGCGCTTAGAAATGAAGCGGCCCTCAATGACGGTATTACCACGCCGCCTTTCAGCGAAGAGGTCATGGCCAAGTACGCCAACCCGCTCCTGGGGCTGGATCCCAATGACCCCGATTATGAAGAAAAGGCCAGGATCCGGCGCTATATGTATCCTGATCACGACTATTACCGGGAATACATTGACCGTTATACTCCCCAGACCCGGATCAACGTAAACGCCAGCGGCGGAACGGACAAAGTATCCTTCTTCGTCAATGCCGCCTTTCTTCACCAGGGCGGAAACCTGAACACGGAACCGGAATCCGAACTAGGGTACGATCCTTCTTCCTGGATGAACCGCTATAATTTTCGCGCAAACCTGGACTATAATATTACGCCAAGGCTGAAATCATTTTTGAACTTAGGAAGCTATATCGAACAGGTGAATATGCCGGCTGCCTGGCTGTATGGAGGCGGGGATACCAACTGGATGATGCGCGACCTGCTCTACCAGGCGCAAACTATTCTTCCCATCACACCAGGCCCGACCACCATTGAAGGCTTTGGGGTGGAGCCGGGTCAGATCGTGGATCCCGGATATATGGACCGTTCAGCCTTTGAGATCATGAACCGTATGGGGTACCGGAATGAACTCCGTTCCAACCTGAATTCCACGCTGGGTTTGGAATGGGACCTTAGTGGAGCGATTACTCCCGGCCTGAGTGTAAAGGGGATGATTTCCTATGATTCCAAAGCAACTACCGCCATGCAGGGAGAAAAATCCGAGCGGCTTTACCTGGCACAGGTAAACTATGAGACAGATGAACTGAGTTATGCTACTAAACGTTCTGACGAAAGGCTGCTTACATTGGTAAAGGGCGCCGATTCCCGGTATAATATTAACCTGCAGGCGTCTGCCAATTATGCCCGCACCTTTAATGAAAAGCATGATGTAGGTGGAATGATTCTTTTCCAGCGGGATAATTGGGAAACAACTGCCGGAGAAATACCATTTAATGTGGTCGGCATCGCTGCCAGGGCCACTTACGGTTACGATAACCGTTACCTGGCGGAAGTCAATATCGGTTACAACGGATCCGAGCAGTTTGCACCGGATAAGCGTTTTGGCTTCTTTCCTGCAGTTTCGGCGGGTTGGGTGATCAGCAATGAAGAGTTTATGGCCGGCAATCCCATTATTACCAGCCTCAAATTAAGGGCTTCTTACGGAAAGGTGGGGAATGACAAGATGGGGAATGCCCGCTTCCTTTACCAGGATAATATTACCATGGGCGGAGGCCCGCTGGGCAGCCTGAGCAGGGGCCAGGGTGTGAATCAGGGCCTGTTGGGTAACCCGGCGATCACCTGGGAAGTGGCCGAAAAGCAAAACTATGGTATTGATATGTCACTCTTCCAGGATCTTACGATCGCTGTTGATTATTTCGTTGAAAACCGAAGCAAGATCCTGATCAGTCGCAATACTGTTCCTGAATTCCAGGGCGTGCCGCTTGGGAATATCCCGAAGGTGAACTGGGGAATCGTGGATAATTCAGGTTTCGAAATAGAGTTGAGTTATAATAAAATGCTTAATAAGGACCTGAGCCTCCAGGTGAACGGCAATTATGGTTACAACCATAACACGGTTAAGTTCATGGATGAACCTATACGGAATGATGCTTATGCCTACCGTTACCGGAATACCGGCTATTCGCTGGGTCAGGCCTGGGGATATAAGATTGATTACAGCAACGGAAACGGGTATTTCAATTCGCAGGAAGAACTGGATGCCTACCTGGCCAACACGGAATACGGGTTTGGAACGCCGCGGGTCGGGGACTTTATCTACCAGGACCTTACCGGGGACGGGGTTGTGAATGATATGGATATTGCGCCCATTGGTTATTCCAATATTCCAAGGGAAACCTACGGTTTTGCCCTTTCGCTAGGCTATAAAGCCTTTGATTTCAGCGCTTTTTTCCAGGGAGTGGGTAAATATTCCAGTAATTATGGCGCCCAGGGTGTGTATGAATACATTATCCAGGGAACCTATTTTGATTACCACAAGAGTGCCTGGACACCGGAACGCTACCAGAACGGCGAAGAGATTACCTATCCCGCCCTGAGTACCCACAGTACCACCAATCATACGGCCAATGATTTCTTCATAATGAACCGGTCTTACCTGCGGTTGCGAAATATCGAGCTAGCCTATACGGTTTCGGCCGATCTGCTGAAAAAGGTGGGTGTCCGGTCCATGAGGATCTATGCCGGAGGCCAGAACCTCTTTACCTGGGACAAGCTGCGGATGGGCCATCTGGATCCCGAGAATAACGATCCAATCGGTTACCCGGTGACCAAGATGATGACCTTCGGAATAAATGCTTCCTTTTAA
- a CDS encoding RagB/SusD family nutrient uptake outer membrane protein yields MKLKILSLLLMAACLASCNKALDMAPDGKLSMDEIFADNDKVAAFLNSCYTNMPAKGTRYFFWSRGPVVWSDEAWDTDAEAESWIMAGRMYNGDASAGNHPIVNISADAGNGDYWARYWSAIRNCTIFINRIDDATVNSAEDKNRWKAEAHLLRAYYYSELLKWYGCGLPIMREPFDLNGDFSGVTRGSYYEVVKFIMEDCDAALATEELPWRITTDAEAGRVNRAMAEAIKSKMILFAASPLYNEGQDYWQEAYEVNKTSLANLRANGYALYNQVNFPQTYLSDVAFIGPDKNEKAALYNEYFNQNMAYSANPVDRETIYQSRDGQGNIWNIDGIGAQDGYKSGTCPSQEIVDAYETINGMTVLNLADPYLDEKHLQPNYNTANALYDPNDPYANRDPRFYASIYYNGSKRKAFWNFAESEESYENYPAPIGNRTRVIATYVGEPQTGLHETTRKATRTGYFQRKFLHPNSGSDNPVGGANWKLFRLGEVILNFAEAAAEAGHLDEAAAAVNEIRARVGMPAIPLSLTQEELILRVRHERRVELAFEENRYFDVRRWSSPEGDLSETDKWITAALITRNSDGTYTYDRKTVREVERRCYTNKFLKVPIPLNEANRILSITGENWQNPGW; encoded by the coding sequence ATGAAACTGAAAATACTTTCACTGCTGTTGATGGCAGCCTGCCTGGCTTCCTGTAATAAGGCGCTGGATATGGCGCCCGACGGCAAACTCAGCATGGACGAAATATTCGCCGATAACGATAAGGTGGCAGCATTTCTAAACAGCTGTTATACGAATATGCCGGCCAAGGGAACACGCTATTTTTTCTGGAGCCGCGGGCCGGTCGTGTGGAGCGACGAAGCCTGGGATACCGACGCCGAAGCTGAATCCTGGATTATGGCGGGACGCATGTACAACGGCGATGCTTCTGCCGGGAATCATCCGATCGTCAATATCAGCGCGGACGCCGGGAACGGCGACTACTGGGCCCGATACTGGAGCGCTATTCGCAATTGTACCATCTTTATCAACCGGATTGATGATGCAACGGTTAATAGTGCCGAAGACAAGAATCGCTGGAAAGCGGAAGCGCACCTGCTCAGGGCCTATTATTATTCGGAATTGCTTAAATGGTACGGCTGCGGACTCCCCATTATGCGGGAGCCCTTTGATTTAAACGGGGACTTTTCTGGTGTAACGAGAGGCAGTTATTACGAGGTAGTAAAATTCATTATGGAAGATTGCGATGCGGCCCTTGCTACCGAAGAGCTTCCCTGGAGAATTACGACAGACGCTGAGGCGGGCCGCGTAAACAGGGCTATGGCCGAAGCTATCAAGTCAAAAATGATCCTCTTTGCCGCCAGCCCATTATATAATGAAGGACAAGACTATTGGCAGGAAGCCTACGAGGTGAATAAAACCTCTCTAGCCAACCTGAGGGCGAATGGTTATGCGTTATATAACCAGGTGAATTTTCCCCAGACCTATCTTTCCGACGTGGCTTTTATAGGCCCCGATAAGAATGAAAAAGCGGCTTTGTATAACGAATACTTTAACCAGAACATGGCCTATTCCGCCAACCCGGTTGACAGGGAAACCATTTATCAAAGCCGGGACGGACAGGGGAATATCTGGAATATAGACGGCATCGGGGCCCAGGACGGGTATAAATCCGGTACCTGCCCTTCCCAGGAAATAGTGGATGCCTACGAGACCATCAACGGGATGACCGTACTTAACCTGGCGGATCCCTACCTGGACGAAAAGCACCTGCAGCCGAATTATAATACGGCTAATGCGCTTTATGACCCGAATGATCCTTATGCCAACCGGGATCCGCGTTTTTATGCTTCCATTTATTATAACGGTTCCAAAAGAAAAGCTTTCTGGAATTTTGCCGAATCCGAAGAATCCTACGAGAATTACCCGGCGCCCATCGGCAACCGGACGCGGGTAATTGCGACCTATGTGGGTGAGCCGCAGACGGGCTTGCATGAAACCACGCGGAAAGCCACCCGAACGGGCTATTTCCAGCGGAAATTCCTGCATCCCAATTCAGGAAGCGATAACCCTGTCGGCGGAGCCAACTGGAAGCTATTCCGCCTGGGAGAAGTGATCCTCAATTTTGCGGAAGCCGCTGCCGAAGCGGGCCACCTGGATGAAGCGGCTGCTGCTGTGAACGAGATCCGGGCCCGTGTGGGAATGCCCGCTATTCCTCTTTCGCTGACACAGGAAGAACTGATCCTGCGGGTGCGCCATGAGCGCCGGGTGGAACTGGCTTTTGAGGAGAACCGCTACTTTGATGTACGCAGGTGGTCTTCGCCTGAGGGAGATCTTTCTGAAACCGACAAGTGGATCACGGCGGCGTTGATTACCCGGAATAGTGATGGCACCTATACATACGACCGCAAAACGGTGAGGGAAGTGGAACGCCGCTGCTATACCAATAAATTCCTGAAAGTACCCATCCCCCTGAATGAAGCCAACCGTATTTTAAGTATTACGGGAGAGAACTGGCAAAACCCGGGATGGTAA
- a CDS encoding SusC/RagA family TonB-linked outer membrane protein gives MIPHIVIKFRLCLMVALLCPAGSLLAQGMTDTLRGRVSDEWGNPLGGILVHSENGKNGSSTDLEGLFSIAINDGSSYLVFSGDGYLSQQVPLAQETDFQVEMQRDAHRKDEIVHLGYSSQRREALSGAVATVTGEELERSPVANLSQAFAGRLPGLFTQETFSELSRANTDLFVRGISAARATEPLVVIDGIVCSYQSNETLEYISANEIESISILKDAASQALYGIQGANGVIVITTKRGRKGKLQINGRLDQSMQEVTTQPTFYNSAEYAEMRNQAALNDGEALLFSAEDIAHYRNGDQPDLFPNNNWYNRYIKDFASMQRLGVNLNGGNDKVQFFSNVNFMHQGGQFNTEQTSYDPAPNNLWFNYRSNVDMNLNDYLRAFVRLSGNVKREHTAGVGNADIYGSIFQLPPTMYGPLTPEGQVVTTQLVGAPTYGMLNRTGYINHTVTNTTSQFGLDLNMDFLTKGLNLTGIFAYQTNSVGSLRTIQNYERWLRNDESEELAFIKKGDELNTPLAYTKGHLFYYRLTYRATLDYQRDFGKHNIGGMAYMFYQNLTKSNTNSPELLPYNRVSSGAEIRYGYDNRYFLKGDIGYSGSEQYARNTRYTTTPAVSAAWVISNEEFMQEAAWLSQLKLRAAWGKTANDQSGLGRYAYLDNVTVQGGGPIGYLQYLVNENQIGNPNIAAEVSTKQNLGLDIGLFNAVSLSVDVFKERMENMVVDAAGSIPQYQGVPLLNYPALNAGVFENKGYEITADFVKRLNRDLSIQLGGAFTYAKNTVISRGEALRTEDYAYRKWEEGYSFGQQFGYLVDYSNGNGFFNSAEELANSGLTYDFGDPRVGDLIYQDLNQDGSIDERDKAPVGHGAVPRIVYGFSGGLTYRAFDLNFLFQGLGQYETMLGGTGIWETAFDGVFGALHRNAWTAERYANGEAISWPALSLEKTVNHEMSDFVNYDRSYLRLKNLELGYTLPMQTAKAISAEKIRFVLSGQNLLTWDNMKSDDFGPEGAGYTSFPVYRVYSLGVNVIF, from the coding sequence ATGATACCGCATATAGTAATAAAATTCAGGCTGTGCCTTATGGTGGCGCTTCTGTGTCCCGCGGGGAGCCTGCTTGCCCAGGGCATGACCGATACCCTGCGGGGTAGGGTCAGCGACGAATGGGGAAACCCGCTGGGGGGAATTCTTGTTCATTCCGAGAACGGGAAGAACGGATCTTCTACTGACCTGGAAGGCTTGTTCAGCATTGCCATTAATGACGGGAGCAGTTACCTGGTCTTTTCCGGCGACGGCTACCTGAGTCAACAGGTGCCGCTGGCGCAGGAAACGGATTTCCAGGTTGAAATGCAAAGGGATGCTCACAGGAAAGATGAGATCGTACACCTGGGATATAGTTCCCAGCGAAGGGAAGCGCTTTCGGGCGCTGTAGCTACAGTGACCGGAGAAGAACTGGAACGATCCCCGGTAGCTAACCTCAGCCAGGCTTTTGCCGGCCGGCTGCCAGGTTTGTTTACCCAGGAAACCTTTTCGGAGCTTTCCCGGGCCAATACCGACCTTTTTGTAAGAGGAATTTCGGCGGCCAGGGCTACTGAACCGCTGGTGGTGATCGATGGAATTGTCTGCTCTTATCAAAGTAATGAAACACTGGAATATATTTCAGCGAATGAAATTGAATCGATTTCCATCCTGAAGGATGCTGCTTCACAGGCGCTGTACGGCATTCAGGGAGCAAACGGGGTGATTGTGATCACGACCAAGCGCGGACGGAAAGGAAAGCTGCAGATCAATGGCCGGCTTGACCAGTCCATGCAGGAAGTAACCACGCAACCCACTTTCTATAACTCGGCGGAATATGCGGAAATGCGGAACCAGGCAGCATTGAATGATGGCGAAGCCCTTCTGTTTTCGGCCGAAGATATTGCGCATTATCGTAACGGTGATCAACCCGATCTGTTTCCTAACAATAACTGGTATAACCGGTACATAAAGGACTTTGCTTCCATGCAGCGCCTGGGAGTGAACCTGAACGGCGGCAATGACAAGGTTCAGTTCTTTTCGAACGTCAATTTTATGCACCAGGGAGGGCAGTTCAATACGGAGCAGACCAGTTATGACCCGGCTCCCAACAACCTTTGGTTCAATTACCGCTCCAATGTCGATATGAACCTTAATGACTACCTGCGGGCTTTCGTCAGGTTAAGCGGGAATGTAAAAAGAGAACACACAGCCGGCGTAGGAAATGCAGATATTTACGGCAGTATTTTCCAGCTGCCTCCTACCATGTACGGCCCGCTTACTCCGGAGGGCCAGGTGGTTACGACCCAGCTTGTCGGGGCGCCCACCTACGGGATGCTGAACCGGACCGGTTATATTAATCATACGGTCACCAATACCACTTCCCAGTTCGGACTGGACCTGAATATGGACTTTCTTACCAAAGGCCTGAACCTGACAGGGATCTTTGCTTATCAGACCAATTCCGTAGGAAGTTTAAGAACGATCCAGAATTACGAGCGCTGGTTGAGGAATGACGAATCGGAAGAACTTGCATTTATAAAAAAGGGCGATGAACTCAATACGCCCCTTGCTTACACCAAAGGTCATCTCTTTTATTACCGTCTTACTTACCGGGCTACGCTGGATTACCAGCGGGATTTTGGCAAACACAATATAGGCGGAATGGCCTACATGTTTTACCAGAATCTTACAAAGAGTAATACGAACAGCCCGGAGCTGCTTCCTTATAACCGGGTAAGTTCCGGAGCCGAGATCAGGTACGGGTACGATAACCGGTATTTCCTGAAAGGCGATATTGGTTATTCCGGTTCGGAACAGTATGCCAGGAATACCCGCTATACGACTACTCCTGCTGTTTCGGCCGCCTGGGTGATTTCTAACGAGGAATTTATGCAGGAGGCTGCCTGGCTAAGCCAGCTGAAACTGCGCGCTGCCTGGGGAAAAACGGCGAATGATCAAAGCGGATTGGGACGTTACGCTTACCTGGATAATGTTACGGTGCAGGGCGGCGGGCCTATCGGCTACTTGCAGTACCTTGTCAATGAGAACCAGATTGGAAACCCGAACATTGCCGCTGAAGTATCCACCAAGCAGAACCTGGGGCTGGATATAGGCTTGTTCAATGCCGTATCTCTTTCCGTGGATGTCTTTAAGGAGCGAATGGAGAACATGGTGGTGGACGCCGCCGGCTCCATTCCCCAATACCAGGGAGTACCCTTACTGAATTACCCTGCCTTGAATGCCGGCGTATTTGAGAACAAAGGCTATGAAATCACGGCTGACTTTGTGAAGCGGCTGAACCGCGACCTGAGCATTCAGCTTGGAGGTGCGTTTACCTATGCAAAAAATACCGTCATCAGTCGGGGCGAAGCGCTGCGTACCGAAGATTACGCTTACCGGAAATGGGAGGAAGGATATTCTTTCGGGCAGCAGTTTGGTTACCTGGTGGATTACAGCAACGGGAACGGCTTCTTTAATTCAGCGGAAGAACTGGCAAACAGCGGCCTTACGTATGACTTCGGTGATCCACGTGTGGGAGACCTGATTTACCAGGACCTGAACCAGGACGGCAGCATTGACGAGCGGGATAAGGCGCCTGTTGGTCACGGCGCTGTTCCCCGCATTGTCTACGGGTTTTCCGGGGGGCTTACTTACCGCGCTTTTGATTTGAACTTCCTGTTCCAGGGGCTTGGCCAGTATGAGACCATGCTGGGCGGAACCGGCATCTGGGAAACGGCTTTCGATGGCGTTTTCGGCGCTCTGCATCGGAACGCCTGGACCGCCGAACGCTATGCAAACGGAGAAGCGATCAGCTGGCCGGCGCTTTCCCTGGAGAAGACGGTGAATCATGAAATGAGCGATTTTGTGAATTACGATCGTTCCTACCTTCGCCTGAAGAATCTTGAACTGGGCTATACATTACCGATGCAAACCGCAAAAGCGATATCGGCGGAAAAGATCAGGTTTGTCCTGAGCGGGCAGAACCTGCTTACCTGGGATAATATGAAGTCGGATGATTTCGGGCCGGAGGGCGCCGGATACACCTCTTTCCCGGTGTACAGGGTATATAGTCTGGGTGTTAACGTAATATTCTAA
- a CDS encoding RagB/SusD family nutrient uptake outer membrane protein yields MKRFKILLMSLVTLAMLFSCNEQLDLPTDGRITMDQVFSDYNRTRGYLNSCYGHLPAPYMDRASFTDEAQDVDDINPGSKFSNWYNGNVTAVNYPANSADGSPWGQLFEGIRKCNVFLENIQTATVRASEEEKAGWVAQARTLRALYYLQLIKRYGGVPIFDKPLGTDHDFSQDRRASFSEVVQFILADCDAALAVPNTREGFHWEIYDNQYGIMTRAVAYAIKSQAVTYAASPLWSDGTFTWEDATRINAEALSQCLANDYQLFDETPSPDIAQNAYALYFFTSSNDQRASDKETIYQAGTQMAVWRDAGLPSNEGMVSAGPNPTQDLVDSYEMANGEAPITGYTDGNRLEPIINPASGYDPENPYMGRDPRFYASVYYNGAVRFLDQPDGKKVETFVGGAEGISAQDFQHTRTGYYLRKFNNFRSGVNNQADGAIRLFRLAELYLNFAESAYQSAGPDVPVTAGDFSMSAREAVSAVRARAGMPPFPAGMSKEDFEIKYRNERRVELAFEEHRFFDVRRWKILSETGQFVTGMRITQNGGALDYERFKFDNRGSSADKFLMYPIDQAEVNKIVGLTGENWQNPGWLD; encoded by the coding sequence ATGAAGCGATTTAAAATACTTTTGATGTCCCTCGTTACATTGGCGATGCTTTTTTCCTGTAACGAGCAGCTGGACCTGCCAACAGACGGACGCATTACCATGGACCAGGTTTTCAGCGATTATAACAGGACCAGGGGCTACCTTAACTCCTGTTACGGACACCTTCCCGCTCCTTATATGGACCGGGCTTCCTTTACGGACGAAGCCCAGGATGTCGATGATATTAATCCAGGTTCCAAGTTCAGCAACTGGTACAACGGAAATGTCACTGCCGTTAACTACCCGGCCAACTCAGCGGATGGCAGCCCCTGGGGACAGCTTTTCGAGGGTATCCGCAAATGCAATGTATTCCTTGAAAACATCCAGACCGCTACTGTCCGCGCTTCGGAGGAAGAAAAAGCGGGCTGGGTAGCCCAAGCGCGCACCCTGAGGGCGCTGTATTACCTTCAGCTGATCAAACGCTACGGCGGAGTGCCCATTTTTGACAAGCCGCTGGGAACCGATCACGATTTCTCGCAGGATCGCCGGGCTTCCTTTTCCGAAGTAGTGCAGTTTATCCTGGCCGATTGTGACGCCGCGCTTGCGGTCCCGAATACCCGCGAAGGTTTTCATTGGGAAATTTATGATAATCAATACGGTATTATGACACGGGCGGTGGCTTATGCAATAAAGTCACAGGCGGTTACCTATGCGGCCAGCCCGCTGTGGTCGGACGGCACCTTTACCTGGGAAGACGCAACCCGTATCAATGCGGAAGCGCTGTCGCAATGCCTTGCCAATGATTACCAGCTGTTTGACGAAACGCCTTCGCCGGACATTGCCCAAAACGCTTATGCGCTTTACTTTTTTACCTCCTCCAATGATCAGCGCGCCTCGGATAAGGAAACGATCTACCAGGCGGGCACCCAGATGGCGGTATGGAGAGATGCGGGCCTACCCAGCAATGAAGGCATGGTCAGCGCCGGCCCCAATCCTACGCAGGACCTGGTGGATAGCTATGAAATGGCAAACGGGGAAGCTCCCATTACGGGTTATACAGATGGGAACCGGCTGGAGCCCATAATTAACCCGGCTTCCGGATACGATCCGGAAAATCCCTACATGGGCCGCGATCCGCGCTTCTATGCGTCTGTTTATTATAACGGGGCGGTAAGGTTCCTGGACCAGCCCGACGGGAAAAAAGTGGAAACTTTTGTGGGCGGTGCGGAAGGCATTTCGGCCCAGGATTTTCAGCATACCCGTACCGGCTATTACCTGAGGAAGTTCAATAATTTCCGTTCTGGTGTAAATAACCAGGCCGACGGCGCCATCCGGTTATTTCGCCTGGCGGAATTGTACCTCAATTTTGCTGAATCGGCTTACCAGTCGGCAGGGCCTGACGTACCGGTTACGGCAGGTGATTTCTCTATGAGCGCAAGAGAGGCCGTAAGTGCGGTACGGGCACGGGCGGGTATGCCGCCTTTCCCGGCCGGCATGTCAAAAGAAGATTTTGAAATAAAATACCGGAACGAGCGGCGGGTGGAGCTGGCTTTTGAGGAACACCGGTTCTTTGACGTTCGCCGGTGGAAGATTCTTAGCGAAACAGGTCAATTCGTGACCGGCATGCGTATTACGCAAAATGGCGGCGCATTGGATTACGAGCGCTTTAAATTTGATAACCGCGGCAGTTCAGCGGATAAATTCCTGATGTACCCTATTGACCAGGCGGAAGTAAACAAAATTGTCGGGCTCACAGGTGAGAACTGGCAGAACCCGGGCTGGCTGGATTAA